The genomic DNA CAGGTAAAGTCTCAATTAAACACGTACATTTAATCGTGCCAGGCTGTAAGCAAAAACGCTCTTCCACAAAGGCAAAGACTTTCGCCCACCAACGCGCTTCCAGATGGCTTTCTAACTTAGGAATATAAAAGTAAGGTCCTGAGTTGTTAGCTAACAGTTGGCGATAGTTATGATAAAAGTACATTGCAAAATCAACTAAACCACCAGGAATAGGTTTACCTTTGTATTCAATGTGTTTTTCAATAAGATGCAAACCACGTACACGTGCAATTAATACCGCAGGGTCTGGATTAAGCGAATAATGCTTACCTGTTCCTGGGGCGGTAAAATCAATATCACCACGTACGGCATCACGAAGGTTAATTTGACCTTCTACAATCTTTAGCCAGCTTGGTGCTAAGGAGTCCTCAAAGTCAGCCATAAACACTTTTACATTGGCGTTCATCGCGTTGATGATCATTTTACGGTCAACCGGACCGGTAATTTCAACACGTCGGTCAGTTAGATCTTCAGGCATGCCGCGAATAGTCCAATCACCATCACGTATCGCACGAGTTTCAGGTAAAAAGTCTGGCAACTCACCGCCATCAATACGAGCTTGTTTATGTTGACGTTTACTTAACAACTCAGGTACTTCATCAACAAACTTTGCGCATAACGAATCAAGGAAAGTCACGGCGCCAGAGTTAAAGACCTCATCTTGGCCGTTGACAGTGGGACCAATAAACGTGAGATCGGTTTTAAGCGAATCATCAGCATTTGCTGTGGACTTACTGTATTGAGCTACCAATTGTTCTGCGGTCATATTTGGCTCCCTAAGTGCTATCAGTGTTGATAGTGCTATATGTGTTGATGTTGGTTGTCATGCTTCATTACTTAAACAGACTAGTTATTGCTATCACTCACATTGAATCGTAAAGCTAAGCACCACTATCACGGCCTACGCTTAAATGTTTCAAATCAAGTTCAATAAAAAGTATGCCCATAATCGTTAACTGAAACTGACGGTTAACCTGAAAGTTAAAAATACAAACGTTCAAATGTTTGTTTCGTACTAAAAACTAACCAAAAACGTTTGTAATTGCAACAGTTAATACTTTACCAAAACCGCCTTAAACACAGTGTCGACGATCACACAAATTGGTAATACCAAAGAATAAAAAGCAATTAAGCTAATGATTAATATTAACTTTAATAATTAGAGTTTATACTTTAAACGAGTGGGTACAAATTCATCTTACCAATTGACCAGTAAACTGAAATAGTATAAAAGCTTGTAATTTAATTACTTAATGTAAATATATATTTACATAACTTTAGTCTAAATTGTTGAATTAAACAATTTGATAACGTTTTTAACTTACCTATACGTAACTACATTTTATTGTTTAAAAACAAGATACTAAACTAAAGCAGTCAACTCAAAAATTTAAACAACCGTTTTAAATTTACGTTCACGTAAACGTTATAAAAAAAGACATTAGGACGTTTAAAAGTGTGAGTTACGTCACCCGATCAACAAGATCAAGCAGATTGGTCTGTTTTAAATAAAATTAAATTTTTTTTTTAAAAAATGAAAAAAGTTCACGAATGGGGCAATAGAGAACCAAAATGGTGCAGTCGAAAGTATTAAACAGCGGTGATCGCAACGCTACGCTCACTGCATGGCAGTAAGCGGTCAATTAAGCGGTGGAGCCCGATATCATCAAGCTTTTAGATCGGCATGCCAAGGTAATAAATCACTTAAATCAGCAAATTTATCCCGTTGTGGCAGTTCCGTGAAAAGTTTTTGGAAGTAAAAGTACGGGTTAATATCGTTGGCACGGCAAGTCATCACCAAGCTATAAAGTGCAGCACTGGCTTTTGCACCATTTACCGATTGGCAGAACATCCAGTTTTTCCGCCCCGTCGTAAACGGCCTGATATCGCGTTCAGTGACATTATTATCAATGCCTAATTCACCTGATTCAAGGTAACGCCTCAGTTTTTCCCACTGATTCAATGTGTACTTGATTGCTACCCCAATTTTACTTTTGGGCAGGACTGTTTTCTCGCTTTTTTCTAACCATTCATGCAACGATGTTAAGATTGGCTCAGCCTTTTCCTGCCGGAGTGATTTTCGCTTATCGGGCGGTAATGTTTTTGCCCGCTTTTCTATTGCATACAGTTTTTGAATATAATTGATACCGACTGTTGCTTTGCCGGTTTTCTTCGGTTGCACCGCTAAGGCATCGTGGAATTTGCGTCTGGCGTGTGCCCAGCACCCGACTGGCATTATTCCTTCTATATTGTCGTAAACACTGTAACCATCACATTGTAAATATCCGGCATAATCTGCTAGAAATGCTTCTGGGCAACTGCGTGCACGACTCGGTTGATAATCATAAATAACAACAGGGTTATCGCTAAATTCATTGCTGCGATAGACCCACATATAGGATTTAGTTGCTGCTTTTCTATCTGGTTCATCCAATACTTGCACCGTTGTTTCATCTGCGCACAGCGTTGATTGAGCGAGTAGATTAGCTTTCATCGCAGCAATTAACGGCCTAACTAATTCGGCACTGGCTATGCACCAATTGGCCAGTGTAGCGCGGCTAATATTTAAACCGCCACGGGCAAATATGTCGGTTAACCGATAAAGCGGTAGGGCATCACAGTATTTGGCGGTCACCACAGCCGCAAGCGCTTCAGGGCTGGCGATACTCTGGGGGATCGGCTGTGCAGGCTTAGGCGCGGTAATGACAGAGGTACTGGTTGATGTTGTTTCACATTCACGGCAAGCATACTTGGTTTGCCTGTGCTTAATGACGCTGATCTTCTCTGGAATAATGTTGACTTGTTCGCTTTCTTGCACACCGCATTCACGCATCACATGACCACAGCAATCGCACATAGGGCTGTCAAGAGTATAAGATCTTTCTTCACGTTCAAGGTGCTCAGGTAATCGTTTTCGACCCGTTTTACCTTGTTGTTTATTTTCATTTTTATTTGTGGATTGATCCTGCTCAGCTTCATTGAATGTGCCTTTCGGCATTTTCTCACTGCGTTGACCAAACTGCTTATTGCGGTTGAGTTGCAATTGTTCCAAAGCGATATTAAGGCGGTTTTCCAAGTCTTTATTTTTAGCATTGAGCACCTGATTTTCATGCTGCAACATTGCCAGCATTTTTTTTAGTTGTTCAATATTATCAGGCTGTTCAGTTGTCATTAATTAGCGTTCAAGACCAATAGATAGCGCTAGTTTGCCTGCTGTATTTGATCATGCAACCGCTATTTAGCGATCCAGTGATGATCACCTCACTGTCAGGCCATTTAAGGGTTTATGCCCATGGGATACTTCTAACGATAAGCCTGATAGTAACCAATTTAGCTGATGCTGGTTGATTGTCAGCGCGTCTTGTTCGTCGTTAGCGCCAGGCCACTTAAAGCGACCTTTTTCTAGCCGCCGATAGTAAAGCCAAAAACCATTAGTATCCCAAAATAAAATCTTAATTTTGTCCCGGTGGCGATTACAAAAAATAAACCAGGCTTGATTCAACGGATCCATTTCCAATACATCACTGACGATTAAAGATAAGCCATCAATGGCTTTACGCATGTCGGTATGGCCGGTAACAAGATAAATCTGCTTATGTGGTGTCATGCTGATAGCACGCGTAAAAATTGTTGTAATTTGCTTGGCGCTAATGAGGCTGGAAAAGAAAACAGATAGCCGTTGGGCAATGCCAGCGTGAGTGGCTGGTCAGGTTTAATTTCAAGAAAAATCAGCGGCACCACTTTTTGCTTAGTTGATGACGAATGCGGGTTAAGTTTTTTAGTCCACGCATAAAATGTAGATAGGGTTAAGTCATTGGTTTTACAAAATTCAGCTTTGGTTAATTTACTTTCAGTTTGCTGCTGAAAAATGCGTTGCCAGTATTGTATTTTATCGTTTTTTGACATGATTATTTTCCTAGATTTAGTTAGGAAATAATCATGTCACATTTGAAGATTATTGGTATGTGCGGTTAATTGAGCGCTTACGCATGGCAGTTATCGACTTATCGATAATTCATCAACCATTTCTAGCGTGAACAGAGTCATGCTTATACGCTACGTGGCGGGAAAAATTGAGAAAGCGTTGAGAAAGAGCTAACAAAGAGAGTCATAAGGTGGGCGGTTAATGTTTGCTACAAGGGGGCTTGATAGGATTTTGCTTTAAGCAACTTGGGGCAGAGACTTTACCCTCTTAACCACAACAGCTGGGGGCCGATTTTAGCCGCAATGACATGGGGTGCTATCATAAGCCTGATTCGATTATTGTCAGCTTGTCTGATGACGGCGGTTTCATGGTGTCGTTGTAACATACCGCACAATTTCGACCGTTATGTTTGGCCTTATAAAGGGCTAAATCGGCACGGTGAATTAATGGATCAAGGCTTAAATCATTTTTATCGACACTGCTAATGCCACAACTGATGGTAACCGTAAAATCGTGGCCAGAGAAACGAGTGTTAATATTGGCAACTTCACTGCGGATCTGTTCGGCTAAATCAGCAGCTATATTTTCAGTCTGCTTGGGCATAAAGATAGCAAACTCTTCCCCGCCCATTCGAGTAAAAATATGAGTAGAGTTCAACATATCACCAATCACATGAGTCACCTTTTTTAATACCCAGTCACCGGTGGCATGGCCATATTGATCATTAATATTTTTAAATAAGTCCAAATCCATCAACATAACTGAGAATGACTCGCCAAGCGTTTGAGCTTGAATGAATTCATTTTCCGCCATCTCTTGTCCTGTACGGCGGTTAAAAATCCCCGTTAATCCATCTCGCTGCGCTTGTTTCATAAATTGATTACGTTGCAACCAAGCAGATACCAATAACAATAATAAACCAACAGAAAGACCCACAAGTAACGTTGAGATCATGATGGAGGAGCTTTTTTCCTTCATGACTAAATCTTTTTGTTTTATCAGTAACTCGTGATCTTGGATCAAACTGGTATTCTCACGATTTTTTTCAACGCTATCAAAGCGGGCCATTTGATAAGCATTTTCTTTTACTTTCTGTTCATCAAGCAATTGCTTAGCCAGTGCAGAAGCGACAACTTGATATTGGTACGCTTTATCAAAGTGACCACGTTTACCTGCAATCAAAGAAAGGACTTCATTAACACGCTTTTTTACTTGCATGTTACTGGGTTTATTAGGTAAAGCATTGACTAATTGGGCAAACATTTTAGCTTGTTGGTAATCGCCTGAATGAAAATAAATAAC from Shewanella psychromarinicola includes the following:
- the tnpB gene encoding IS66 family insertion sequence element accessory protein TnpB (TnpB, as the term is used for proteins encoded by IS66 family insertion elements, is considered an accessory protein, since TnpC, encoded by a neighboring gene, is a DDE family transposase.); amino-acid sequence: MTPHKQIYLVTGHTDMRKAIDGLSLIVSDVLEMDPLNQAWFIFCNRHRDKIKILFWDTNGFWLYYRRLEKGRFKWPGANDEQDALTINQHQLNWLLSGLSLEVSHGHKPLNGLTVR
- the tnpA gene encoding IS66 family insertion sequence element accessory protein TnpA: MSKNDKIQYWQRIFQQQTESKLTKAEFCKTNDLTLSTFYAWTKKLNPHSSSTKQKVVPLIFLEIKPDQPLTLALPNGYLFSFPASLAPSKLQQFLRVLSA
- the tnpC gene encoding IS66 family transposase, with translation MTTEQPDNIEQLKKMLAMLQHENQVLNAKNKDLENRLNIALEQLQLNRNKQFGQRSEKMPKGTFNEAEQDQSTNKNENKQQGKTGRKRLPEHLEREERSYTLDSPMCDCCGHVMRECGVQESEQVNIIPEKISVIKHRQTKYACRECETTSTSTSVITAPKPAQPIPQSIASPEALAAVVTAKYCDALPLYRLTDIFARGGLNISRATLANWCIASAELVRPLIAAMKANLLAQSTLCADETTVQVLDEPDRKAATKSYMWVYRSNEFSDNPVVIYDYQPSRARSCPEAFLADYAGYLQCDGYSVYDNIEGIMPVGCWAHARRKFHDALAVQPKKTGKATVGINYIQKLYAIEKRAKTLPPDKRKSLRQEKAEPILTSLHEWLEKSEKTVLPKSKIGVAIKYTLNQWEKLRRYLESGELGIDNNVTERDIRPFTTGRKNWMFCQSVNGAKASAALYSLVMTCRANDINPYFYFQKLFTELPQRDKFADLSDLLPWHADLKA
- a CDS encoding tetratricopeptide repeat-containing diguanylate cyclase translates to MSCTAIAASIDYDKGLDAIEKSLQTDINQAIEQIDAALSSESLLTAQQHSRLYGLLSAKYIYLGDFVEADKALDKALTFNPTGEVLTNIYLFKITVNIAQRNYQRAFSLLEENFSRIENYQDNSIKIKSYNRLSNVYLQLGAYDEMLRISQLALSLNQGADPRNQCFSMLLLSVAHLKLQHFDQAETLFKDTRVYCKDHGLPLIEIMSIKGQGNVLFDKGQYAAAESLYLVALERYQKFKFKVEINEIQSYLSVIYFHSGDYQQAKMFAQLVNALPNKPSNMQVKKRVNEVLSLIAGKRGHFDKAYQYQVVASALAKQLLDEQKVKENAYQMARFDSVEKNRENTSLIQDHELLIKQKDLVMKEKSSSIMISTLLVGLSVGLLLLLVSAWLQRNQFMKQAQRDGLTGIFNRRTGQEMAENEFIQAQTLGESFSVMLMDLDLFKNINDQYGHATGDWVLKKVTHVIGDMLNSTHIFTRMGGEEFAIFMPKQTENIAADLAEQIRSEVANINTRFSGHDFTVTISCGISSVDKNDLSLDPLIHRADLALYKAKHNGRNCAVCYNDTMKPPSSDKLTIIESGL